The DNA sequence GCGCCCAGCACGCTGCCGGTGGCGAGCGCCTGCGGCAGCACCGAACCGGTGTAGTTCTCCAGGTACCAACCGTTGCGCAGCAGCACGAACGGCAGGCCGCTGTCCCGGATCATCTGTTCGGTGGCGAGGTGTTCGGCGGCCAACGGGACGCTGCTGGTGTCCGCGTTGAGGATGCTGGTGTATGCGATCAGGTCGACTCCGGCCGCCTTCGCCGCCGCCACAGCGTTGCGGTGCTGGTCGATCCGCCGGCCGACCTCGCTGCCGCTGATCAGCAGCAGCTTGCGGGTACCGGCCAGGGCCGGCCCGAGGGTCTGCGGCTGGTCGTAGTCACCGTGCCGGACCTGTACGCCGCGCGCGGCGAGGTCGCCGGCCTTTTGCGGGTTCCGTACGACGGCGACGATCTGCGCCGGCGGCAGTCCGCTGTCCAGCAACTCGTCGACGACCAACCGGCCCAGCTGGCCGGCGGCACCGGTGACAGTGATCATGTCAGCTCCTACGTCCCTGCGGGGCGGCCCCACGATCGCCCTCACCCACCAGCCTGCACTAACTTTTCGAAAGCGCAAGCGGATCAGTAAGTGCTGTGGCCCATTCGACACATCACTGGGAGATACCCTGGAAACATGGCCAGCCGGTCCGCGCCCGCGCCGCACAGCGAATCCTGCCCGCCGACCGACGACCCGACGGCCGCCCTGGTGACCGACGTCTTCGCCCGCGACTGCCCGTCACGAGCCACCCTAGACCACATAACCGGCAAATGGGGCACACTAGCGTTGGCTGCTCTGTTCGCCGGCAACTACCGGTTCAACGCGCTGCGCCGCCGGGTCGACGGCATCAGCGAGAAGATGCTGGCTCAGACCCTGCAAGCGCTGGAACGCGACGGGATGGTCGTCCGGGACGTCCAG is a window from the Solwaraspora sp. WMMD792 genome containing:
- a CDS encoding SDR family oxidoreductase, with product MITVTGAAGQLGRLVVDELLDSGLPPAQIVAVVRNPQKAGDLAARGVQVRHGDYDQPQTLGPALAGTRKLLLISGSEVGRRIDQHRNAVAAAKAAGVDLIAYTSILNADTSSVPLAAEHLATEQMIRDSGLPFVLLRNGWYLENYTGSVLPQALATGSVLGAAGSGRVAAATRADFAAAAVAVLTAPAPAGSADTAGTADTAGTAGTVYELGGDEPFTLAELAAEISRHSGREIGYQDLPADVYAKALTDAGVPEAFASMLAASDVGISRGDLTTDSGDLARLIGRPTTSLGDAVRAALVGLPG
- a CDS encoding helix-turn-helix domain-containing protein, whose protein sequence is MASRSAPAPHSESCPPTDDPTAALVTDVFARDCPSRATLDHITGKWGTLALAALFAGNYRFNALRRRVDGISEKMLAQTLQALERDGMVVRDVQATIPPRVEYSLTPLGRAVAGKLVDLIELVEREMPTVLAARDSFDRTA